One genomic segment of Paenibacillus xylanexedens includes these proteins:
- a CDS encoding Gfo/Idh/MocA family protein — MAKDGMFYAPKSVTKEVVCGPGEFTIAAVALDHGHIYGMVGALLEAGATLKWVYDPDPAKVEAFRKQFPQAQVAGSEAEVLADDEVLLVASAAITSDRAPLGMRVLAAGKDYFTDKAPFTTLEQLKLAREEVKRTGKKYMVYYSERLHVESAIYAGQLIEQGAIGKVVQVMGTGPHRLNAGGRPDWFFKHEQYGGILCDIGSHQIEQFLTFASCTDAEVGFSRVHNFNHPQFPELEDFGEASLIGDNGASGYFRVDWFTPDGLGTWGDGRTVILGTDGYIELRKYIDIAREPQGDQVYLVNHEGEYRYNVKGKVGYPFFGQLIRDCLDRTETAMTQEHAFKAAELCLIAQHKAMSERVVWSSGAK, encoded by the coding sequence ATGGCTAAAGACGGAATGTTTTATGCACCAAAAAGTGTTACAAAAGAGGTCGTATGTGGTCCGGGTGAGTTCACGATTGCTGCTGTTGCGCTGGATCATGGACACATCTACGGCATGGTTGGGGCATTGTTGGAGGCTGGAGCTACTCTCAAGTGGGTGTATGATCCGGACCCGGCGAAGGTAGAGGCATTTCGGAAGCAGTTCCCACAGGCTCAAGTCGCTGGATCTGAAGCAGAGGTGCTTGCAGATGATGAGGTGTTATTGGTGGCAAGTGCAGCGATCACTTCAGATCGTGCGCCGCTTGGTATGAGAGTTCTGGCAGCAGGCAAGGATTATTTTACAGACAAAGCCCCATTTACCACACTGGAGCAATTAAAGCTTGCACGAGAAGAAGTGAAGCGAACGGGCAAGAAGTACATGGTGTATTACAGTGAACGACTGCATGTAGAAAGTGCGATCTATGCGGGGCAGCTCATTGAACAAGGGGCAATCGGCAAAGTAGTGCAAGTTATGGGTACAGGCCCGCATCGCCTGAATGCTGGAGGAAGACCCGACTGGTTCTTCAAGCATGAGCAGTATGGCGGCATTCTCTGTGATATCGGGAGTCACCAGATCGAACAATTTCTGACGTTTGCTTCATGTACGGACGCTGAGGTAGGGTTCAGTCGTGTGCATAACTTCAATCACCCACAGTTCCCGGAACTGGAAGACTTCGGCGAAGCTTCTCTGATCGGGGACAACGGAGCGTCCGGTTACTTCCGAGTGGATTGGTTCACACCCGATGGTCTGGGCACATGGGGCGATGGGCGTACAGTTATTCTGGGAACGGACGGTTATATTGAGCTGCGGAAGTATATCGACATCGCAAGGGAACCTCAGGGGGATCAGGTGTACCTGGTCAATCATGAAGGGGAGTACCGTTACAATGTAAAAGGCAAGGTCGGCTACCCGTTCTTCGGTCAGCTCATCCGCGATTGCCTGGACCGGACCGAGACAGCCATGACACAAGAACATGCATTCAAAGCGGCAGAACTCTGTCTGATTGCACAGCACAAAGCCATGAGCGAGCGCGTGGTGTGGAGTAGCGGAGCGAAGTAA
- a CDS encoding ArsR/SmtB family transcription factor yields the protein MAHKVLSTIEEIKIYSDPYRIQIMNMFNKQGRPSTVKEIADQMGEVPAKVHYHVKKLEKIGLLTIVSTREINGIIAKYYEPFTGEIHLRHEDEDKENSPLKQVFRSETLKLLNEMFEQSRQRFMYQAENEDRMFLSDITLYATREEVEQLYKNIIKLCEPYTTKENRQGEHEVFQLFSALSKPIVKIPASKTNAKEKKKATSNKSKSTPKTSRSVSKRQESASSDSESKE from the coding sequence ATGGCGCACAAGGTTCTTTCAACAATTGAAGAAATTAAAATTTACTCCGATCCGTATCGGATACAGATTATGAATATGTTTAACAAGCAGGGCAGACCATCCACGGTCAAAGAGATCGCCGACCAGATGGGTGAGGTGCCAGCCAAAGTTCACTATCATGTAAAAAAGCTGGAGAAAATCGGTCTACTGACGATTGTTTCCACGCGTGAGATTAATGGGATTATCGCAAAATACTACGAACCGTTTACCGGAGAGATCCATCTCCGTCACGAAGATGAAGACAAGGAAAACTCTCCATTGAAACAGGTGTTTCGGTCCGAGACGCTCAAATTATTAAATGAGATGTTTGAACAAAGTCGTCAGCGATTCATGTATCAGGCGGAAAATGAAGATCGGATGTTTCTCTCGGATATCACGCTGTACGCAACCCGTGAGGAAGTAGAGCAGTTGTATAAAAACATCATAAAACTCTGTGAACCCTATACAACAAAAGAGAATCGACAGGGGGAACATGAGGTCTTTCAGTTATTCTCTGCCCTCTCTAAACCTATAGTGAAAATACCTGCTTCCAAGACAAATGCAAAAGAGAAGAAGAAAGCTACGTCTAATAAGAGCAAATCAACTCCGAAAACGTCTCGATCTGTGTCTAAGCGGCAGGAGTCTGCATCATCTGATAGTGAATCGAAAGAATAA
- a CDS encoding DivIVA domain-containing protein translates to MDEHMKRRLDKQRQLFKQLGVQLDALSIHEKQFNYKLRGYDPDEVDAYLDLVIKDYERFYANIADLMDKWQEQQLTIRDLKSSAKPVEDPTKIDRKQLDDIVKQLEYSVRQLKIRARPEKDLFSE, encoded by the coding sequence ATGGATGAACATATGAAACGAAGATTGGATAAACAGAGACAATTGTTCAAACAATTGGGTGTGCAGCTAGATGCGTTATCGATACATGAAAAACAATTTAATTATAAACTTCGTGGTTATGATCCGGATGAGGTAGATGCTTATCTTGATCTGGTCATCAAAGATTACGAACGTTTCTATGCCAATATTGCAGATCTGATGGACAAATGGCAAGAACAGCAGTTAACGATCCGTGATCTCAAGTCGTCCGCGAAACCGGTGGAAGATCCAACCAAGATTGATCGCAAACAGCTGGATGATATTGTAAAACAACTGGAGTACAGTGTGCGACAGCTCAAGATCAGAGCACGTCCCGAAAAGGATCTGTTCTCTGAATAA
- a CDS encoding GNAT family N-acetyltransferase codes for MILNLELADILEKSEINYMVDRMTAIREREGNPEGIEIKRFGESTAFYSKTMPWGLFNNVKGRISEDVIEDILDFYNEWERNFEIQVIPGKIDQKVMRTLHNKGFYQSGFHTTLFCEPGNLNSFDHHKLEIRELLEDEFDTYAEIHCLGTGLSLDGKEHVAANNRVLFSRPGWHYYLGLDQGKPVAVAVMYIEDNVASLTFATTLPEYRNKGFQTNLLLRRIHDAYKNCNIVVSQCSYGSQSHRNMERVGMRIGYTRATWTRN; via the coding sequence ATGATATTGAATTTGGAACTTGCGGATATTTTGGAAAAATCTGAAATTAATTATATGGTTGATCGAATGACTGCAATCAGAGAACGAGAAGGAAACCCTGAGGGAATTGAAATAAAACGATTCGGGGAGAGCACGGCGTTTTATAGTAAAACGATGCCATGGGGTCTTTTTAATAATGTAAAGGGAAGGATTTCTGAAGATGTCATTGAAGATATCTTAGACTTTTATAATGAGTGGGAGAGGAATTTTGAGATTCAAGTCATCCCCGGTAAGATAGATCAAAAAGTAATGAGAACGCTCCATAATAAAGGCTTTTATCAATCAGGATTTCATACAACGCTTTTTTGTGAACCTGGAAATCTAAATTCGTTTGATCATCATAAATTGGAAATTCGTGAACTACTTGAAGATGAGTTCGATACATATGCAGAAATTCATTGCTTAGGTACAGGATTATCTCTTGATGGGAAAGAACACGTAGCTGCAAATAACCGAGTACTGTTTTCCCGTCCGGGATGGCACTATTATTTAGGGCTGGATCAGGGGAAGCCGGTTGCAGTAGCTGTGATGTATATAGAGGACAATGTTGCTTCATTAACATTTGCGACCACACTACCGGAATATCGAAACAAAGGATTTCAAACAAATTTATTGCTTAGACGAATTCATGATGCCTACAAGAATTGTAATATCGTTGTTAGTCAGTGCTCATATGGCTCGCAAAGCCATCGGAATATGGAAAGAGTGGGTATGAGAATTGGATATACCCGGGCAACATGGACAAGGAATTAA
- a CDS encoding Rrf2 family transcriptional regulator — protein sequence MSTHFSVSVHCLLLLSLSAPERITSAHIAGSVNTNPVVVRRILGGLKKAGLVNSSPGTRGFYLAKPASEITLAMIYQAAKDEGPLFPIHGNCNPDCEVGLHIDSLLTNLYQVAEAKVEQFFASITLEDMERSCAQMQAVPSQTE from the coding sequence ATGAGTACTCATTTTTCGGTCAGTGTGCATTGTTTGTTGTTATTGTCTCTCAGCGCGCCTGAACGAATCACGTCTGCACATATTGCAGGTAGCGTGAATACCAACCCTGTCGTCGTCAGACGTATTCTGGGCGGGCTGAAAAAGGCGGGACTAGTGAACTCTTCTCCTGGAACAAGAGGTTTCTATCTGGCTAAGCCAGCAAGTGAAATTACGTTGGCCATGATCTATCAGGCTGCCAAGGACGAAGGTCCATTGTTCCCGATTCACGGCAATTGTAACCCGGATTGTGAAGTGGGCTTGCATATAGACAGCTTGCTGACCAATCTGTATCAGGTTGCCGAGGCGAAGGTGGAGCAGTTCTTTGCATCCATTACACTCGAAGATATGGAACGTTCCTGTGCCCAGATGCAAGCTGTTCCATCACAGACAGAGTAA
- a CDS encoding metallophosphoesterase family protein translates to MKIVVISDTHCSRKSQKLPVRLLDVLPSADLILHAGDWSDWSVYPLLSEYAPVEGVAGNTDPSEIAEKLGYSRIVEVEGLRLGLVHGHLGSKGTEQNAIHTFAGQHVDAVIYGHSHIPVMHTVDNTLVFNPGSPTDRRFQKQYSFGIMTIDQGKIQAEHVFFDRD, encoded by the coding sequence ATGAAAATTGTAGTAATCTCTGACACGCATTGTTCACGTAAATCACAGAAATTACCGGTTAGGCTCCTTGATGTACTGCCGAGTGCCGATCTCATTCTTCATGCCGGTGACTGGTCGGATTGGAGCGTATACCCATTGCTTAGCGAGTATGCACCTGTTGAAGGCGTAGCTGGTAATACGGACCCGTCCGAAATCGCGGAAAAACTGGGGTATTCCCGCATTGTTGAAGTGGAAGGACTTCGTCTGGGGCTTGTGCACGGGCATCTGGGATCAAAGGGTACGGAGCAGAATGCAATTCATACCTTTGCAGGCCAGCATGTGGATGCTGTGATCTACGGACACTCACATATCCCGGTGATGCATACCGTGGACAACACACTGGTATTTAATCCGGGGTCGCCTACGGATCGGCGTTTTCAGAAACAATACTCATTTGGCATCATGACAATAGATCAGGGGAAAATACAGGCTGAACACGTGTTCTTTGATCGGGATTAG
- a CDS encoding phosphotransferase family protein, with product MNSNYVRRIQEVYSDLHIQDVKQNEIGQNNDVFILNQSLVFRFPKYKQGLEKLKLETELLETIRKTVTMQIPYPAYKSFDELEVGKTFMGYKLIEGTPFWKEELITIKSQNLIETIASQLVTFLIELHSMDIPKAVVPQKQHESVHRIIEDLFINIKEKLFTFMRLDAQEKVVDNFNTFLNNTHNQNLEKTFIHGDFGAGNIIWNRKDKRITGVIDFGGSGLGDPAYDLAGILSSYGEEFFETCTNLYPNGRQISERAHFYRSTFALQEALHGIDHNDPEAFEDGIKEFR from the coding sequence ATGAACTCTAATTATGTTCGACGCATTCAAGAAGTTTACTCAGATTTACATATTCAAGATGTTAAACAAAACGAGATCGGTCAGAATAATGACGTATTTATTCTTAATCAATCTCTTGTCTTTAGGTTTCCTAAGTATAAGCAAGGATTAGAAAAATTAAAGCTTGAAACAGAGTTATTAGAAACTATTAGAAAGACTGTAACAATGCAGATTCCCTATCCAGCCTACAAATCATTTGATGAGCTGGAGGTGGGTAAGACTTTCATGGGCTATAAGCTGATTGAAGGCACTCCTTTTTGGAAGGAAGAATTAATAACTATTAAAAGCCAAAACCTTATAGAAACAATTGCCTCACAACTTGTTACTTTTCTTATTGAACTCCATTCTATGGACATACCGAAAGCGGTAGTTCCTCAGAAACAACATGAAAGTGTACATAGAATTATAGAAGATCTGTTTATTAATATAAAAGAGAAACTCTTTACATTTATGCGATTAGATGCACAAGAAAAAGTAGTAGATAACTTTAATACATTCTTAAATAATACTCATAATCAGAATTTAGAGAAAACCTTTATTCATGGAGACTTCGGAGCAGGCAATATCATATGGAATCGAAAAGATAAAAGAATTACAGGAGTTATTGACTTCGGAGGCTCAGGACTTGGGGACCCAGCATATGATTTAGCAGGAATTCTTTCCAGCTACGGAGAAGAGTTTTTTGAAACATGCACTAATCTATACCCGAATGGAAGACAAATTTCAGAAAGAGCCCATTTTTATAGAAGCACCTTTGCTTTACAGGAAGCTCTACATGGAATAGATCATAATGACCCAGAAGCTTTTGAAGATGGAATTAAAGAATTTAGATAG
- a CDS encoding sugar phosphate isomerase/epimerase family protein translates to MKLSVFTVATPDLNAEELASAAAAAGIDGIEWRFRGIPEDAMSEEPSYWRNNRCSVDPSRWEEQVPVFREAAVGKGRKSIALVPYLNCGDLSATEQAFQAAAGLGASMMRVGVPGYDRKTRYPELYRKAVDYLSEVQDLAKQYNIKAIVETHHQTIAPTASLAYRLVQSLEPQHVGVLYDPGNMVHEGYENHRMGLELLGPYLAHVHVKNAGWFEPEGKESQKANVTEKSSGVALNANWKCHWTPLTEGMVDWVQMVRDLRAVGYDGYYGIEDFSGALESKAMLQHFADVFAEIERRVDEEEQL, encoded by the coding sequence ATGAAACTGTCTGTATTCACCGTGGCTACCCCTGATCTGAATGCAGAAGAATTGGCATCGGCTGCGGCAGCAGCGGGGATTGATGGGATTGAATGGAGATTCCGTGGAATTCCTGAAGATGCTATGTCTGAAGAGCCTTCTTACTGGAGAAATAATCGATGCTCCGTAGATCCGAGCCGCTGGGAGGAACAGGTTCCTGTTTTTCGTGAAGCAGCGGTAGGGAAAGGAAGGAAATCCATTGCACTTGTACCGTATCTGAACTGTGGAGATCTGTCTGCCACCGAGCAGGCGTTTCAGGCGGCAGCTGGGTTGGGAGCATCAATGATGCGTGTGGGTGTTCCTGGATATGATCGCAAGACCCGTTATCCTGAGTTATATCGTAAAGCCGTTGATTACCTGAGTGAAGTACAAGATCTGGCCAAACAGTACAATATCAAGGCGATTGTAGAGACGCATCATCAGACGATTGCACCCACGGCATCACTGGCCTATCGGCTTGTGCAATCGCTCGAACCGCAGCATGTGGGTGTATTGTACGATCCAGGCAATATGGTGCATGAAGGATATGAGAATCATCGAATGGGACTTGAGTTGTTGGGTCCTTACCTGGCTCATGTGCATGTGAAAAATGCCGGGTGGTTTGAACCAGAAGGGAAAGAATCACAAAAGGCTAATGTGACTGAGAAGAGTAGCGGAGTGGCTCTGAATGCAAACTGGAAATGTCACTGGACGCCGCTGACTGAAGGCATGGTCGATTGGGTACAGATGGTGCGGGATCTTCGTGCCGTTGGGTATGACGGATACTACGGAATTGAGGACTTTAGTGGTGCCTTGGAATCCAAGGCGATGTTACAGCATTTTGCAGACGTTTTCGCCGAAATTGAGCGTCGTGTGGACGAGGAGGAGCAGTTATGA
- a CDS encoding TraR/DksA C4-type zinc finger protein has translation MSTLTKDQHQILKNALLEQRENLQRHFESSMEDGAPVESLKDSTGELSSYDNHPADAGTETFERSRDLAIDDTLTDEFNQVNDALERMEQGTYGTCVTCGEDIPFERLEAIPYTAYCIDDTPNREISNDRPVEEEVMTMPPSGAGEGRQQRAGKFDNADAWEAVEEYGTSNSPATAAKRDVKGYDENM, from the coding sequence ATGAGTACATTAACTAAAGATCAACATCAAATACTGAAAAACGCCCTTTTGGAGCAACGTGAAAACTTGCAGCGTCATTTTGAATCCAGCATGGAAGACGGTGCTCCAGTCGAGTCGCTGAAAGATTCAACTGGTGAACTGTCCTCCTATGATAATCATCCGGCAGATGCGGGTACAGAAACATTCGAACGTAGCCGTGATCTGGCGATTGACGATACATTAACAGACGAATTCAATCAAGTGAACGACGCATTGGAACGTATGGAGCAAGGTACATATGGAACCTGTGTAACGTGCGGAGAAGATATTCCCTTCGAACGACTTGAGGCTATCCCTTATACCGCTTACTGTATTGACGACACGCCTAATCGGGAGATCAGCAACGATCGGCCCGTTGAAGAAGAAGTAATGACCATGCCTCCGAGTGGTGCTGGAGAAGGAAGACAGCAGCGGGCCGGCAAGTTCGACAACGCAGATGCCTGGGAAGCGGTCGAAGAATATGGTACATCTAACTCCCCCGCAACCGCAGCCAAACGTGATGTGAAGGGCTACGATGAGAACATGTAA
- a CDS encoding HNH endonuclease, translating to MSELDRILSDILFDEITSYTNVKETNIRKQVKAYESQSSLAIRIGQNEFSKNVKENFHNKCCFPSCEISDKNFLIGSHIARWSDRPELRGEIDNGLCLCLMHDKAFEMGLFTLDIDLLVSINTERLANYGNPINRIKEFNGYPIKQAQTCVNTDYLEHHWIRIGFRP from the coding sequence TTGTCAGAGTTAGATAGGATATTAAGTGATATTCTATTTGATGAAATTACAAGCTATACAAACGTTAAAGAAACTAATATCAGAAAACAGGTAAAAGCATATGAAAGTCAATCAAGTTTAGCAATTCGAATCGGACAAAATGAATTTTCGAAAAATGTTAAAGAAAACTTTCACAATAAATGTTGCTTTCCTAGTTGCGAAATTAGCGATAAAAACTTTTTGATAGGGTCACATATAGCACGATGGTCGGACAGACCGGAATTAAGAGGAGAAATAGATAACGGTTTGTGTCTTTGTTTAATGCACGATAAAGCTTTTGAAATGGGCTTATTTACTTTAGATATTGATTTGCTAGTATCAATAAATACTGAGCGCTTAGCCAATTATGGTAATCCAATAAATCGAATAAAAGAATTTAATGGTTATCCTATCAAGCAAGCGCAAACATGCGTTAACACTGATTATTTAGAACATCACTGGATAAGAATTGGTTTTAGACCTTGA
- a CDS encoding Gfo/Idh/MocA family protein yields MSIVRVAVIGIGNMGAAHARTLVAGEVPGAELVAVCDVRREMESWVSSHLPATVTYWQDAEQMMASGTIDAVIIATPHYDHPEQAIQAFQHGLHVMIEKPAGVYTKQVRKMNEAAAASGKVFSMMYNQRTNPLYIKLRDLIASGELGEVRRTNWIITNWYRSQSYYDSGGWRATWAGEGGGVLINQDPHQLDLWQWTIGMMPVRMRAFCSFGKYRNIEVEDDVTAYVEYENGATGVFVTTTGEAPGTNRFEVNGDRGKIVIEDGKLTFWRLRESEPDFNQRFTGGFGQPECWKCEVPITGVETGHPGLIRNWVDAIRTGAPLIAPGEDGIHGLTLSNAMLLSTWTDNWVDLPIDEDLFYEHLQERIAGSTTKKDKAFSGSQPADLSQTFK; encoded by the coding sequence ATGAGTATCGTACGAGTAGCGGTGATTGGTATTGGAAACATGGGAGCAGCACATGCCAGAACGTTGGTGGCTGGAGAAGTACCCGGTGCAGAGCTGGTCGCCGTATGTGATGTAAGAAGAGAGATGGAGAGCTGGGTATCCAGTCACCTTCCGGCAACGGTCACCTATTGGCAGGATGCAGAGCAGATGATGGCTTCGGGTACGATTGATGCAGTCATTATTGCAACGCCTCACTATGACCATCCGGAACAAGCCATTCAGGCGTTCCAGCATGGCTTGCATGTCATGATCGAGAAGCCGGCCGGTGTATATACGAAACAGGTACGCAAGATGAATGAAGCGGCCGCAGCCAGCGGTAAAGTCTTTTCCATGATGTACAACCAGCGGACCAACCCACTCTACATTAAACTGAGAGACTTGATTGCTTCAGGGGAACTGGGAGAGGTACGGCGTACCAACTGGATTATTACGAACTGGTATCGATCCCAAAGTTACTATGATTCCGGCGGCTGGCGGGCAACATGGGCAGGTGAAGGGGGCGGTGTACTGATTAACCAGGACCCGCATCAACTGGATCTGTGGCAGTGGACCATCGGCATGATGCCGGTGCGAATGCGTGCTTTCTGTTCGTTTGGCAAGTATCGGAATATTGAAGTGGAAGATGATGTAACAGCATATGTGGAGTATGAAAATGGAGCAACAGGTGTCTTTGTAACGACTACTGGTGAAGCACCGGGAACCAATCGATTCGAGGTCAACGGAGACCGAGGTAAAATCGTAATTGAAGATGGAAAGCTTACGTTCTGGCGACTTCGGGAATCTGAGCCTGATTTCAATCAGCGGTTTACCGGAGGTTTTGGACAGCCAGAATGCTGGAAATGTGAGGTTCCGATTACGGGTGTGGAAACGGGTCACCCGGGTCTGATTCGCAACTGGGTTGATGCGATTCGTACAGGCGCACCACTTATTGCTCCCGGTGAGGATGGTATACACGGATTGACATTGTCGAACGCTATGCTGCTGTCCACCTGGACGGATAACTGGGTGGATCTGCCGATCGATGAGGATTTGTTCTACGAGCATCTGCAGGAACGCATTGCTGGATCAACGACGAAGAAAGACAAGGCATTCAGTGGCAGTCAACCTGCTGATTTGAGTCAGACATTTAAATGA
- a CDS encoding ferritin-like domain-containing protein: protein MKITFSKWVQYYRRNNQNLKYIHWDDNYKLTTNEREIIIKSLQQFQLGENSEGKHLIKRAQEYVHQTQDQDYYEALIEFIKEEQRHARDLGRFMKVQGIPLLRRHWVDNVFRRLRRYASLEQSVIVLLTAEIIAKLYYKALQKSTKSEVLIDICNQILSDEEKHVQFQSETLHEFAQNRSVFSNRIVYILRRILFEGTLIIVWYQHKRVFKAGGYKLKSYYYECRHEFNLTKKIIANSQ, encoded by the coding sequence ATGAAGATCACTTTCTCGAAATGGGTTCAATATTATCGAAGAAATAATCAAAATCTCAAATATATTCATTGGGATGACAACTATAAATTAACAACTAATGAAAGAGAAATAATCATTAAGTCACTTCAACAGTTTCAATTAGGAGAAAACTCTGAAGGTAAACATCTAATTAAACGTGCGCAAGAATATGTACATCAGACACAAGATCAGGATTACTATGAAGCGCTTATAGAATTTATTAAAGAAGAACAGAGGCACGCTAGAGATCTAGGCAGATTTATGAAGGTACAGGGAATTCCACTCCTTCGCAGACATTGGGTGGACAATGTATTTAGAAGATTACGTCGATATGCGAGTCTAGAACAATCAGTCATTGTTCTATTAACTGCTGAGATCATTGCTAAGTTGTACTATAAAGCCTTGCAAAAATCTACAAAGTCAGAAGTATTAATAGATATATGTAATCAGATTTTAAGTGATGAGGAGAAACATGTTCAGTTTCAATCTGAAACACTTCATGAATTTGCTCAAAATAGAAGCGTTTTCTCTAACAGAATAGTTTATATCCTTCGTAGAATCCTTTTTGAAGGAACGCTAATTATCGTGTGGTATCAACATAAGCGTGTATTTAAAGCTGGGGGATATAAACTCAAAAGTTATTACTATGAATGCCGTCATGAGTTTAACTTAACAAAGAAGATTATAGCTAATTCACAGTAG
- a CDS encoding MFS transporter — protein sequence MNDNTAVGKQGMGELIRIRPYMQFMLSKVVSQFGDSIDSIAYSWMVYILTGSKVLMGTLLAVNFLPNILLGLFAGALVDRMSPKKVIVITNTGRGLFVGITALLFGLGQLEVWHLFVITILNSLLECFTTPAEVSSVPRLLPQSMLLSGNAMSSSATRVAELAGLAVAGALIATVGIALTILIDAGLFALSALIMSRVGYPETSTSSNNDDKTSTGIDSLPSKKSSIFSEMAEAFHFLRKHALLLIVSILFAFINFCLMPFNVLRTPYVIETLHAGAGGLSLLSGLMVGGMLLSGVWLTQRGAKYRKSVLVISGIVMLGLSYAMTALPAYMTSFQLPVAAAFCLLMGMGIPLATTPLGTYLMEVTPSEMLGRVYALQTMLVLSVAPLGSLVSGALADWLTMPVLFIVFGIMLAMSAGMLLFSKSFRSAL from the coding sequence ATGAACGATAACACAGCAGTTGGCAAGCAAGGTATGGGTGAGTTAATACGAATCAGACCGTACATGCAATTTATGCTTAGTAAAGTTGTATCCCAATTTGGTGATTCGATTGATTCGATTGCTTACAGTTGGATGGTGTACATTCTGACCGGTTCGAAAGTGCTGATGGGCACGTTGCTGGCGGTGAATTTTTTGCCCAATATCCTCCTGGGTCTGTTCGCCGGGGCTTTGGTTGATCGCATGTCTCCCAAAAAAGTGATTGTGATTACGAATACTGGCCGCGGGTTGTTTGTGGGGATTACAGCTCTGCTGTTTGGATTGGGTCAACTTGAAGTCTGGCATCTGTTTGTCATTACAATTCTGAATTCTTTGCTGGAATGCTTCACTACTCCTGCGGAAGTGTCCAGTGTCCCCCGATTGCTCCCCCAATCGATGCTGCTTTCGGGTAATGCGATGTCCTCTTCCGCAACCAGAGTGGCCGAACTCGCAGGACTTGCAGTGGCGGGTGCCCTTATTGCTACAGTAGGCATTGCCTTGACGATCCTGATTGATGCTGGGTTGTTTGCGCTAAGTGCTTTAATTATGAGCCGAGTCGGCTATCCTGAAACCTCAACATCTTCTAACAATGATGATAAGACATCAACTGGAATAGATTCTCTTCCATCCAAAAAAAGTAGCATATTCTCCGAAATGGCGGAAGCTTTTCATTTTCTCCGTAAACATGCCTTATTGTTAATCGTTTCCATCCTGTTTGCCTTCATTAATTTCTGCCTGATGCCGTTTAATGTTCTCCGTACACCCTATGTCATTGAAACGCTGCATGCTGGAGCTGGGGGATTAAGTCTGCTCAGTGGGCTGATGGTGGGAGGCATGTTACTTAGCGGTGTATGGTTGACACAAAGGGGAGCGAAATATCGTAAAAGTGTGCTGGTCATCAGCGGTATTGTCATGTTGGGTCTCAGTTATGCGATGACGGCATTACCCGCTTATATGACTTCCTTCCAACTGCCGGTTGCAGCGGCCTTTTGTCTACTGATGGGTATGGGGATTCCGCTGGCTACAACACCGCTTGGTACCTATCTTATGGAAGTTACCCCTTCGGAGATGCTGGGCAGAGTGTATGCCCTTCAGACTATGCTTGTCTTGAGTGTTGCACCACTTGGGAGTCTGGTTTCGGGAGCACTTGCAGATTGGCTGACCATGCCGGTTCTGTTTATCGTTTTTGGTATTATGCTTGCCATGTCAGCAGGTATGCTGTTATTTAGCAAAAGTTTTCGAAGTGCTCTGTGA